The following are from one region of the Paraglaciecola sp. L1A13 genome:
- a CDS encoding LysR family transcriptional regulator, whose product MRIWEGVSEFVAVAETHSFTAASKQLGTSVAHISRQVSALETRLKIKLFHRSTRKVVLSESGEVYYQQCRRVLDNLADAEKLVSNFHDTPKGNVRLTAPITYGEEVIMPIVNDFLLAYPEINVRVDLSNQRADLLYEGYDFAIRLGHLADSNLIARKLSARKLIVCATSDYLALHGKPTNLDDLNHHNCLVGTADSWRFMHNNKSEKILISGRLRCNSGHSLVKAALKNIGLIQLPDYYVQPYIETGELISVLDNYQMTEEGIWALYPDKHYLPNKIKVLLDFIQQHLKDK is encoded by the coding sequence ATGAGAATTTGGGAAGGAGTATCTGAATTTGTTGCCGTAGCTGAAACCCACAGTTTTACCGCTGCATCGAAACAGCTCGGTACTTCTGTAGCTCATATCAGCAGGCAGGTGAGCGCCCTTGAAACTAGGTTGAAAATAAAGCTCTTTCACCGCAGTACTCGTAAAGTGGTGTTAAGTGAAAGTGGCGAGGTGTATTACCAGCAGTGTCGCCGGGTACTAGACAACCTAGCAGATGCCGAAAAACTCGTGTCCAATTTTCACGACACCCCGAAAGGGAATGTACGCTTAACCGCCCCTATCACCTATGGCGAAGAAGTTATCATGCCCATAGTGAATGACTTTTTACTGGCCTACCCAGAGATCAATGTTCGTGTCGACTTAAGTAACCAGCGGGCAGATTTGCTCTACGAGGGATACGACTTTGCCATTCGCCTTGGACATTTAGCCGACTCGAATCTGATTGCCCGTAAGCTGAGCGCTCGAAAACTCATTGTTTGTGCCACTTCCGACTACTTAGCCCTGCACGGTAAGCCAACAAACCTCGACGATTTGAACCACCATAATTGTTTAGTTGGCACTGCTGATAGTTGGCGCTTTATGCATAACAATAAAAGTGAAAAAATTCTGATAAGCGGTCGACTTCGTTGTAACAGCGGTCACAGCTTAGTTAAAGCAGCTCTCAAAAATATTGGCCTTATTCAACTACCTGATTATTACGTTCAGCCCTACATTGAAACCGGCGAATTAATTTCCGTATTAGATAACTACCAAATGACCGAAGAAGGCATCTGGGCACTATATCCAGACAAGCACTATCTACCCAATAAAATTAAGGTCCTACTAGACTTTATTCAACAACACCTAAAAGACAAATAG
- a CDS encoding S-(hydroxymethyl)glutathione dehydrogenase/class III alcohol dehydrogenase, which translates to MSTGFIKSKAAVAWAANQPLSIEEIDVMLPKQGEVLVRIVATGVCHTDAFTLSGDDPEGIFPVVLGHEGGGIVEQVGEGVTSVAVGDHVIPLYTPECGECKFCVSGKTNLCQKIRETQGKGLMPDGTTRFYKDGQPIFHYMGCSTFSEYTVLPEISLAKVNPQAPLEEVCLLGCGVTTGMGAVMNTAKVEAGASVAIFGLGGIGLSAIIGAVMAGATRIIAIDINERKFDLAKKLGATECINPKDYEQPIQDVIVALTDGGVDYSFECIGNVNTMRSALECCHKGWGESVVIGVAGAGQEISTRPFQLVTGRVWRGSAFGGVKGRSELPGYVERYLAGEFALNDFITHTMPLENINRAFELMHSGESIRTVVNFD; encoded by the coding sequence ATGAGTACAGGATTCATCAAATCAAAAGCCGCCGTTGCATGGGCCGCTAATCAGCCGTTGTCAATTGAAGAGATAGACGTGATGCTGCCCAAACAAGGCGAAGTGTTAGTTCGCATTGTGGCGACGGGCGTATGTCACACGGATGCATTTACTTTATCTGGTGATGATCCTGAAGGGATCTTCCCCGTGGTGCTCGGTCATGAAGGTGGCGGTATTGTTGAGCAAGTCGGCGAGGGTGTGACCAGCGTTGCGGTTGGCGATCACGTTATTCCTTTGTATACACCTGAGTGTGGTGAATGCAAATTTTGCGTGTCGGGCAAGACTAACTTGTGTCAGAAAATTCGTGAAACTCAAGGTAAAGGTTTGATGCCAGATGGCACAACACGTTTTTACAAAGACGGTCAGCCTATTTTTCACTATATGGGCTGCTCGACCTTTTCTGAATACACAGTATTGCCCGAAATTTCACTGGCAAAGGTGAATCCTCAAGCACCTCTTGAAGAGGTATGTTTACTGGGTTGTGGTGTAACAACAGGGATGGGCGCCGTGATGAATACCGCTAAAGTGGAAGCCGGTGCAAGCGTGGCTATCTTCGGTTTAGGTGGGATTGGGTTGTCGGCGATAATCGGCGCGGTAATGGCAGGCGCTACCCGTATCATTGCTATTGACATTAATGAAAGAAAATTTGACCTAGCCAAAAAATTAGGCGCCACAGAATGCATTAACCCAAAAGATTATGAGCAACCAATTCAAGACGTGATAGTGGCGTTAACCGATGGCGGTGTGGATTATTCCTTTGAATGTATCGGTAACGTCAATACTATGCGTTCGGCGCTTGAGTGCTGTCATAAAGGGTGGGGCGAATCAGTGGTTATCGGAGTTGCTGGGGCAGGACAAGAGATTTCAACTCGCCCATTTCAATTGGTAACCGGTCGCGTATGGCGAGGCTCCGCTTTCGGAGGGGTAAAAGGTCGCAGTGAATTACCCGGCTATGTTGAGCGTTATTTAGCGGGCGAGTTTGCTTTAAACGATTTTATTACTCATACAATGCCACTCGAAAACATCAACCGTGCATTTGAGTTAATGCACAGCGGCGAAAGTATTCGCACTGTGGTGAATTTTGACTAG
- a CDS encoding nuclear transport factor 2 family protein — protein sequence MSTRPPLPPFTLESAREKVRLAEDGWNSRNAEKVALAYTLDTKWRNRSTFINGRDEAAAFLKAKWDKELAYRLIKELWAFTDNRIAVRYAYEWHDDSGNWFRSYGNENWEFDENGLMQNRFACINDLPIEESARKFHWPQGRRPDDYPGLSELGL from the coding sequence ATGAGTACACGCCCACCTTTACCCCCTTTCACCCTAGAAAGCGCCCGTGAAAAAGTCCGCCTAGCAGAGGACGGCTGGAATAGCCGTAACGCCGAAAAAGTTGCTCTCGCCTATACACTCGATACCAAATGGCGTAACCGCAGTACCTTTATTAATGGTCGCGACGAAGCAGCGGCTTTCTTAAAGGCAAAATGGGATAAAGAGCTCGCGTATCGCCTGATAAAAGAACTGTGGGCTTTTACTGACAACCGTATTGCCGTACGTTACGCCTACGAATGGCACGACGACAGCGGTAACTGGTTTCGCTCTTATGGCAATGAAAATTGGGAATTTGATGAAAATGGCCTAATGCAAAATCGCTTCGCTTGTATTAATGACCTACCGATTGAAGAGTCAGCACGAAAATTTCATTGGCCCCAAGGTCGCCGTCCAGATGATTACCCTGGATTGTCTGAGCTGGGTTTATAG
- a CDS encoding pyridoxamine 5'-phosphate oxidase family protein, giving the protein MIPKDPSAPFHIGEQQMQNRAGKDKQMDAIGRRAIRSFMPQQHREFFKKLPFVVVGSTDANEQLWASILPGSPGFVQSPSPNELSIQNSVIKGDPLQGSLTKGARLGLLGIEVPTRRRNRVNARISHISGQQLSLEIEQSFGNCPQYIQTRDIRFIRAPDEPFDAPSAEYFERLDQQAKTVINHADTFFVASSAGDIANNKHEQTLGVDVSHRGGMPGFVEVNDNEPLADILTIPDYAGNNFFNTLGNFLVNPKAGLLFADFATGDLLMLTGTVTVLTKDDPRVVAFKGAELGWQFTLSKGIRLRNALPFRASFNEYSPNTLHTGTWNHANSVLQAKKDRNQWQTFKVSKVGDESTTIRSFYLIPDNSTTVLPFNPGQYLTIGISGGAKQKQSIRNYTVSSAPGADHYRISVKREADGLVSKMLHDNLTLGSLIDIKAPRGTFYIDNQLKRPAVLICAGVGITPMISIAQDALNEGLRTRHIRPMTIIHSAKNSEQRAFKDEFIDLERKSAKQIHYYSVLSDAPDNDQLSIGYDTKGRITGKLLQQILDLDNTHRECDVYLCGPQGFMQAMYDTLIALKIPDNRIHAENFGPSSLIRQLTEAEHEINGQKTLALSNQRTSENEAQSTIISFTQSKIEQPWQSGEPTILEIAESHGLTPDFGCRSGSCGSCAVRKTSGEVTYRSLPSAPIEANEVLICCAVPAKGCARLEIAL; this is encoded by the coding sequence ATGATCCCTAAAGACCCATCCGCCCCTTTTCATATCGGTGAACAGCAGATGCAAAATCGAGCGGGTAAGGATAAGCAAATGGATGCCATTGGTCGCAGAGCGATCCGTTCCTTTATGCCGCAGCAGCATCGTGAATTTTTTAAGAAATTGCCCTTTGTCGTGGTGGGTAGCACAGATGCAAACGAGCAATTGTGGGCATCTATTCTGCCTGGTTCCCCTGGTTTTGTGCAGTCTCCATCACCAAATGAGTTATCTATCCAAAACTCGGTAATAAAAGGTGATCCACTGCAAGGTTCACTCACCAAAGGAGCACGCCTAGGGTTATTGGGTATTGAAGTACCAACACGGCGTCGAAATCGCGTGAATGCTAGAATAAGTCATATATCAGGGCAACAGCTATCCTTAGAAATCGAGCAATCGTTTGGCAACTGCCCACAATATATTCAGACCCGAGATATTCGCTTTATTCGCGCACCCGATGAGCCTTTTGACGCCCCTAGTGCGGAATATTTTGAACGTTTGGATCAGCAAGCTAAAACGGTTATTAATCACGCCGATACCTTTTTTGTTGCCAGTTCAGCGGGCGATATAGCCAACAATAAGCACGAACAAACATTAGGTGTAGATGTTTCTCACCGGGGCGGCATGCCTGGTTTTGTGGAGGTAAACGATAACGAGCCACTCGCCGATATACTGACCATCCCAGATTACGCTGGTAATAATTTTTTTAATACCCTGGGTAATTTTTTAGTGAACCCAAAGGCAGGACTGTTATTCGCTGACTTTGCCACGGGTGATTTGCTGATGTTAACCGGAACAGTAACGGTATTAACTAAAGACGACCCACGCGTTGTCGCTTTTAAAGGCGCCGAACTCGGTTGGCAGTTTACCTTGTCTAAAGGAATTCGCCTTAGAAACGCTCTGCCGTTTCGTGCCAGCTTCAACGAATACTCACCTAATACCTTACACACAGGCACATGGAACCACGCCAACTCAGTACTCCAAGCTAAAAAAGATCGTAACCAGTGGCAAACATTCAAGGTAAGTAAAGTAGGTGATGAAAGCACCACTATTCGTTCGTTTTATCTCATCCCCGATAACTCAACCACCGTTCTTCCCTTCAATCCTGGGCAGTATTTAACAATAGGTATCTCTGGCGGCGCAAAGCAAAAACAATCAATACGCAATTACACGGTTTCATCTGCACCAGGCGCGGACCACTACCGTATATCGGTTAAGCGCGAGGCCGATGGACTAGTGTCAAAAATGCTTCATGACAACTTAACACTGGGTAGCCTTATTGATATCAAAGCCCCCCGCGGAACGTTTTACATTGATAACCAGCTCAAGCGCCCAGCGGTATTAATTTGTGCAGGTGTGGGCATAACGCCTATGATATCCATAGCACAAGATGCTCTAAATGAAGGCCTTCGGACCCGCCACATCCGACCAATGACCATCATTCACTCAGCGAAAAATAGTGAACAGCGGGCGTTTAAAGATGAGTTTATCGATTTAGAACGAAAAAGCGCTAAGCAGATACACTACTACTCTGTGCTTAGTGACGCACCTGATAATGATCAATTGAGTATCGGTTATGATACAAAAGGTCGTATAACAGGCAAGTTATTGCAGCAAATACTCGATTTGGATAATACCCATAGGGAATGTGACGTTTATTTGTGTGGACCTCAAGGTTTTATGCAAGCCATGTACGATACGCTAATTGCACTTAAGATCCCTGACAACAGGATACATGCTGAAAACTTTGGACCATCCTCTTTAATTCGCCAATTAACCGAGGCAGAGCATGAGATAAACGGCCAAAAAACACTAGCATTAAGTAATCAACGCACCTCTGAGAACGAAGCTCAGAGCACAATAATCAGTTTTACTCAAAGCAAAATCGAGCAACCATGGCAAAGCGGAGAGCCGACTATTTTAGAAATCGCTGAATCACATGGCCTAACACCCGATTTTGGCTGCAGAAGCGGCAGCTGTGGATCTTGTGCCGTGAGAAAAACATCCGGTGAAGTCACCTACCGCAGTTTACCCAGTGCGCCTATCGAAGCGAATGAAGTACTGATTTGCTGCGCCGTCCCAGCCAAAGGGTGTGCAAGGCTAGAAATCGCTTTGTAA
- a CDS encoding glutathione S-transferase family protein produces the protein MSNTIRIHSFPLSGHAQRAELFANLAGIAHDVINVDLAAGEHKEAPFLALNPAGQVPVLEDGDVVISDSNAILVYLARKYAPAFLPLDPELEAQVQKFLSLAAGEIAFGPCAARLITVFNAPLDADFAKATADKVLTKLEAHLIGREFLVGDSVTIADVAIYTYTAHAPEGNVSLEAYPNVRRFLTNIEALDGFKPMATTKAGLLA, from the coding sequence ATGTCAAATACCATTCGTATCCATTCATTCCCACTATCAGGTCACGCCCAGCGGGCAGAACTTTTTGCAAACTTAGCGGGTATCGCCCACGACGTTATCAATGTTGACTTAGCGGCCGGTGAACACAAAGAAGCGCCATTCCTAGCCCTTAACCCAGCGGGTCAAGTACCTGTACTTGAAGATGGCGATGTGGTTATTTCAGACTCAAACGCTATTTTAGTCTACTTGGCACGCAAGTATGCGCCGGCATTTCTGCCATTAGATCCCGAGCTTGAAGCCCAAGTGCAAAAGTTTTTGAGTCTGGCCGCCGGCGAAATCGCCTTTGGTCCTTGTGCAGCGCGCCTAATAACGGTGTTCAACGCACCTTTAGATGCTGATTTTGCCAAAGCAACTGCTGACAAAGTATTAACTAAACTTGAGGCTCACTTGATTGGTCGTGAGTTTTTGGTGGGCGACAGTGTCACCATAGCTGATGTAGCGATATACACCTATACCGCCCACGCACCAGAGGGCAATGTATCCCTAGAAGCATACCCAAATGTACGCCGCTTTTTAACGAATATTGAAGCCCTCGATGGGTTTAAACCCATGGCTACCACAAAAGCGGGTCTACTTGCATAA
- a CDS encoding LysR family transcriptional regulator, which translates to MDTLDGMRTFLAVARQKSFTGGAKQLGISTKLASKYVAQLETKHAALLFHRTTRSVTLTDTGRAYFELCVPLLEQFDELEDVIQHRQASLSGTVRLTAPTAFGSTKLVGALAPFLKLHPNMSVELNLSDQHVAIIDEGVDVAIRFGQLQDSTLIAKKLMKMRIVVFASPDYLERHGKPGHPSALSTHNCLMQKSQVDPENWRFKVDGKLVVVNVRGAFASNSPRAITHMASQGLGIGMGPKYVTEPYLKDGSLQLLFEDYEANELMLNAVYASNRHLPVRIRALLDHLAVTFAE; encoded by the coding sequence ATGGATACATTAGATGGCATGCGAACGTTTTTGGCGGTGGCGCGACAAAAGTCTTTTACCGGCGGAGCAAAGCAACTTGGTATCAGTACTAAGTTAGCCAGTAAATACGTAGCACAACTGGAAACGAAGCATGCAGCGTTGTTGTTTCATCGCACAACAAGAAGCGTAACACTCACCGACACAGGACGGGCATATTTTGAACTGTGTGTGCCATTATTAGAGCAGTTTGATGAGTTAGAAGATGTTATTCAGCATCGTCAAGCGTCGTTATCAGGTACGGTCCGGTTAACTGCCCCTACAGCTTTTGGCAGCACCAAGTTAGTAGGCGCACTGGCACCTTTTTTAAAGTTGCATCCCAATATGAGTGTTGAGCTAAATCTGTCTGATCAGCATGTTGCTATTATCGACGAAGGCGTAGACGTGGCAATACGTTTCGGTCAATTACAGGATTCAACGCTTATTGCTAAGAAGCTAATGAAGATGCGAATTGTGGTATTTGCTTCCCCGGACTATCTAGAGCGTCATGGAAAGCCAGGCCACCCTAGTGCGCTGTCGACACATAATTGCTTGATGCAAAAGTCCCAAGTCGATCCCGAAAATTGGAGATTCAAAGTGGATGGTAAGCTTGTAGTCGTTAATGTGCGTGGCGCATTTGCTTCTAATTCACCAAGAGCCATCACGCATATGGCGTCCCAAGGTTTGGGGATAGGTATGGGCCCCAAATACGTAACAGAGCCCTACTTAAAGGATGGTAGTTTGCAGTTGTTATTTGAAGATTACGAAGCAAACGAATTAATGTTGAATGCCGTATATGCGTCTAACCGACATTTACCAGTGCGAATAAGAGCACTGCTTGATCACTTAGCAGTGACGTTCGCCGAATAG
- the cobD gene encoding threonine-phosphate decarboxylase CobD: protein MDEHMSGQMLIHGGQLSDIALRYNIAGEKWLDLSTGIAPTTYPVGLLPATCWQRLPQQSDALLKAARDYYQTPSLLATAGSQSIIQALPQLCTLQGFAYTRVWLPAVGYQEHRKAWQSAHYQTLDYQDTPDITLIKQGDIVLVINPNNPSGKLHTRQQLTDLLLTVSAKKGLLIIDEAFMDATPEHTMAPLLASHSDLLNNNINQDALIILRSVGKFFGLAGIRLGFVIARDYWLKPMADVLGPWAVNGPAQFVGIQALTDKRWQKKQRTALNHLSGRLESLLVDVFAQPIRGTSLFKTLLIPQAPALFHALCKQGIYVRLCDEKNALRFGVPSEQGLKQLESALLSQPIQRLL, encoded by the coding sequence ATGGATGAACATATGTCTGGCCAAATGCTAATTCACGGTGGCCAACTATCTGATATTGCGCTGCGCTACAACATTGCAGGTGAAAAATGGCTCGACTTATCCACGGGGATCGCACCGACGACTTATCCAGTAGGCCTGCTTCCAGCAACGTGTTGGCAACGTTTACCACAACAGTCTGACGCCTTACTCAAAGCTGCTCGTGATTATTACCAAACGCCGAGTTTACTGGCCACTGCTGGCAGTCAAAGTATTATTCAGGCATTACCGCAGCTTTGTACATTGCAAGGTTTCGCGTACACCCGAGTATGGTTACCAGCTGTGGGCTACCAAGAACATCGAAAGGCTTGGCAAAGCGCCCATTACCAAACATTAGATTATCAAGACACTCCGGATATTACGCTAATCAAGCAAGGCGACATTGTCCTTGTGATCAACCCCAATAATCCATCCGGAAAATTGCACACAAGGCAGCAGTTAACTGACTTGCTCCTTACAGTCAGCGCCAAAAAGGGCTTGTTAATTATCGATGAAGCCTTTATGGATGCCACACCAGAACACACAATGGCACCACTACTGGCCAGTCACAGCGATTTACTGAATAACAATATCAATCAAGACGCCTTGATTATCTTACGTTCCGTGGGAAAATTTTTTGGTTTAGCAGGTATTCGCCTCGGTTTTGTTATCGCGCGTGATTATTGGCTCAAGCCTATGGCTGACGTTTTAGGGCCTTGGGCGGTAAACGGCCCCGCACAGTTTGTGGGTATACAAGCCTTAACAGACAAGCGTTGGCAAAAGAAACAACGCACTGCCCTCAATCACTTAAGTGGCCGCTTAGAAAGTTTGTTAGTCGATGTGTTTGCGCAACCTATTCGCGGTACGAGCTTATTTAAAACCCTACTCATCCCTCAGGCTCCCGCGCTATTTCATGCGCTATGTAAGCAAGGTATTTATGTACGTCTGTGCGACGAAAAAAATGCGCTACGCTTCGGCGTCCCCAGCGAGCAAGGCTTAAAACAACTGGAAAGTGCTCTGCTCAGCCAGCCGATTCAACGATTACTTTGA
- a CDS encoding CobD/CbiB family cobalamin biosynthesis protein: MELIPQLFSFSSLTVIGSQLIFALLLDRILGEPARFHPLIGFGNLANRIEAKFNPQQNVPEDDLPHVGKARFKGIIGWLILVVPLPIALWGLNYCAVNFAAANDSSLVYWLIGILNSFVLYLAIGLQSLTQHAMQIYHPLKHGDMDQARHFTGYMVSRDTQSLTPKDMRRAAVESVLENGHDGVIASLFYFVIGGAPLVVLHRLINTLDAMWGYKTPRFLYFGWWAARADDHLGWASTYCTSLLYVLAAPKTHQSKHLAFEHISRAWRQAKDYKSKNGGRCMATGASALGFTLGGTAHYQGNIIRSPLLGNGNVVALGDIPRSVALVKRSAWLFAFAVLSIGLTANAIF, from the coding sequence ATTGAACTTATCCCGCAGTTATTCTCATTTTCAAGCCTAACAGTAATCGGCTCACAGCTAATATTTGCCCTGCTATTAGACCGGATATTAGGTGAACCGGCACGATTTCATCCACTCATTGGTTTTGGCAATTTGGCTAACCGCATAGAAGCTAAATTTAACCCACAGCAAAACGTGCCTGAAGATGATCTGCCTCATGTAGGAAAAGCACGTTTCAAAGGGATAATTGGTTGGTTGATATTAGTCGTCCCCTTACCGATAGCACTGTGGGGCCTAAACTATTGTGCCGTTAATTTCGCAGCCGCCAATGACTCGTCGCTAGTATATTGGCTCATAGGGATACTCAATAGCTTCGTCTTGTATTTAGCGATTGGATTGCAAAGCCTGACACAACACGCCATGCAGATTTATCATCCTTTAAAACATGGAGATATGGACCAAGCACGTCATTTTACAGGCTATATGGTCAGTCGCGACACTCAGTCACTAACACCTAAAGATATGCGCCGCGCTGCAGTAGAGTCGGTGCTGGAAAACGGCCACGACGGCGTGATCGCCAGTCTATTTTATTTTGTTATTGGTGGCGCCCCTTTAGTGGTATTGCACAGATTAATCAACACGTTAGACGCTATGTGGGGCTATAAAACGCCGCGCTTTTTATATTTTGGTTGGTGGGCAGCACGGGCAGATGATCATCTAGGCTGGGCAAGCACCTATTGTACGTCCCTACTCTATGTATTAGCCGCGCCAAAAACACACCAGTCCAAGCACTTGGCATTTGAACATATATCCCGCGCATGGAGACAAGCAAAAGACTACAAAAGTAAAAATGGTGGGCGATGCATGGCCACCGGTGCAAGCGCCCTAGGCTTTACATTAGGCGGCACCGCCCACTATCAAGGTAATATCATTCGCAGTCCATTGTTGGGTAACGGCAACGTCGTGGCATTAGGAGATATTCCGCGCAGTGTCGCCCTTGTGAAACGCAGCGCCTGGTTGTTTGCGTTTGCCGTGCTAAGCATCGGCTTAACGGCTAACGCTATTTTTTAA
- a CDS encoding histidine phosphatase family protein, producing MPVVANRPVTTHFYLCRHGQSEFNAKGILQGHLESPLTELGKSQARTLATNARKWNIQHIASSHLGRAQQTAEICAQSLAVDHESSAHLAEREFGQWQGQSINNFPEYSHFQQHCYQQLDLPAGNEQGYGETTIAVRQRMHNALHSLARSRQHIIPGDHSDKTILIVSHGDALACLMSLFTAPLLVNNTHGFKLTFKQNTLHWGGFID from the coding sequence ATGCCAGTTGTAGCAAACCGCCCCGTCACCACTCACTTCTATCTTTGTCGACATGGGCAAAGTGAGTTTAATGCCAAAGGCATTTTGCAGGGACATTTAGAAAGTCCGCTTACTGAACTGGGTAAGAGCCAAGCGCGAACGTTGGCTACCAATGCCCGCAAGTGGAACATCCAACATATCGCTAGCTCCCATTTGGGACGAGCGCAGCAAACGGCAGAAATCTGCGCCCAATCGTTAGCTGTCGATCATGAAAGTTCAGCGCATTTAGCTGAGCGTGAATTTGGGCAATGGCAGGGCCAGTCCATAAATAATTTTCCCGAGTACAGCCATTTTCAACAACATTGTTATCAGCAGCTCGATTTGCCTGCGGGTAATGAACAGGGTTATGGCGAGACCACTATTGCCGTACGCCAGCGTATGCATAATGCACTGCACTCGCTGGCTCGCTCACGTCAGCATATTATCCCTGGGGACCATTCTGATAAAACAATTTTGATTGTCAGTCACGGTGATGCGCTCGCGTGTCTAATGAGCCTTTTTACTGCTCCGTTACTGGTAAATAACACCCACGGCTTCAAACTTACGTTCAAACAAAACACCCTTCATTGGGGCGGCTTCATTGATTGA
- a CDS encoding cobalamin-binding protein, translating into MITPRRSALLALMISTLMLGLPSVHSQARTVDESKEVTNANFQEIMQLSKENRQKLRIIALAPHIVESLFEIGAGQQLIATTAHADYPEAAKEILQIGNYARLQIEKIVQLQPDVVIAWKTGNPGDDLSRLQKYHTKVVYSNPRTLAQVADELRMLGQLTGREEAAEKAASQYQNKLSSLEARYAKKTPVITFYELWSRPLRTVARNAWPQQQLTLCGAQNPFVNATDDYPSVGLEQVLVSLPQVIIQPTQHAADSPDSINWGQWQHIPAAKHQFIFHPNADKVHRMTSRMLDEVALMCEKIDVARQFYQAQALALN; encoded by the coding sequence ATGATTACCCCAAGGCGCAGCGCATTACTCGCGTTAATGATCAGTACCCTGATGCTTGGCTTGCCAAGTGTTCATTCGCAGGCACGTACCGTCGATGAATCAAAAGAGGTAACGAACGCTAATTTTCAAGAAATAATGCAACTTAGTAAAGAAAATCGGCAAAAACTGCGCATTATTGCACTAGCACCGCATATTGTAGAGTCGTTATTTGAAATCGGTGCTGGCCAGCAACTTATTGCCACCACAGCCCATGCTGATTACCCCGAGGCGGCGAAAGAGATCCTGCAAATTGGTAATTATGCTCGCCTGCAAATTGAAAAAATTGTGCAACTGCAACCTGATGTCGTTATCGCATGGAAAACCGGTAACCCTGGAGATGATTTATCACGCTTACAGAAATACCACACAAAAGTCGTGTATTCGAATCCCAGAACGTTAGCCCAAGTTGCAGATGAATTGCGTATGCTCGGACAGCTTACAGGCCGCGAAGAAGCTGCTGAAAAAGCAGCATCTCAGTATCAAAATAAACTTTCATCCCTTGAAGCTCGTTACGCAAAAAAAACGCCCGTTATCACCTTTTATGAACTGTGGTCCCGCCCACTACGCACAGTGGCGCGTAACGCATGGCCGCAACAACAGTTGACCCTTTGCGGCGCACAGAACCCGTTCGTTAATGCCACAGATGATTACCCATCTGTCGGATTAGAGCAGGTATTGGTTTCTTTACCTCAAGTGATTATTCAACCAACGCAACATGCGGCTGATTCTCCCGATTCTATCAATTGGGGTCAATGGCAACATATACCGGCCGCCAAGCATCAGTTTATCTTTCACCCCAATGCCGACAAAGTTCATCGCATGACTAGCCGTATGCTCGATGAAGTGGCATTAATGTGTGAGAAAATCGATGTGGCTCGGCAATTTTACCAAGCCCAAGCACTCGCGCTAAACTAG
- the cobO gene encoding cob(I)yrinic acid a,c-diamide adenosyltransferase encodes MSDSTDNNDRHKARMQQQKAKVDERIANAQIEKGVLIVITGNGKGKSTSGFGTVARAVGHGLKATVVQYVKGTWPCGERDLLEKLGVEFHVMGTGFTWETQDKETDKAAAQKAWEFSKVCLQDPSIDLLLLDEITYMLTYKYIDVDEVIDALSNRPENQHVVITGRACHRAVIDLADTVSEVRPIKHAFEAGIKAQKGIDW; translated from the coding sequence ATGTCTGACAGCACTGATAACAACGACCGCCATAAAGCGCGTATGCAGCAACAAAAAGCCAAAGTGGATGAACGTATTGCCAATGCGCAAATAGAAAAAGGCGTACTGATCGTTATCACCGGTAACGGCAAAGGTAAATCAACATCTGGTTTTGGCACCGTCGCCCGAGCGGTGGGCCACGGTTTAAAGGCTACTGTTGTGCAGTACGTAAAAGGTACCTGGCCATGTGGCGAGCGAGATTTACTGGAAAAGCTCGGTGTTGAATTTCATGTGATGGGCACAGGTTTTACTTGGGAAACCCAAGACAAAGAAACCGACAAAGCCGCCGCACAAAAAGCGTGGGAATTTAGCAAAGTATGCTTGCAGGACCCATCGATTGACTTATTGCTACTCGACGAAATCACCTACATGCTGACTTACAAATATATAGACGTAGACGAGGTAATAGATGCTTTATCTAACCGCCCTGAGAACCAACACGTTGTGATTACTGGCCGAGCCTGCCACAGAGCCGTAATCGATTTAGCGGACACGGTTAGCGAAGTCCGCCCCATCAAACATGCATTTGAAGCCGGTATTAAAGCGCAAAAAGGCATTGACTGGTAA